Proteins from one Megalopta genalis isolate 19385.01 chromosome 1, iyMegGena1_principal, whole genome shotgun sequence genomic window:
- the LOC117228918 gene encoding uncharacterized protein LOC117228918 isoform X3 gives MKMFYIQAPRGQISLHILEKCVFVRLEYLDLLYQARTNEFNGNFEYLLENSVYDKVGHFTLRLLASISQDLWNYWIVREALLFQNRLIYILPKQLHRLIRSIIRQCRLLTNKESVINNTLIDICIFFSKELVFKHLVTKDHKQDCSRFHTKDGGMHIEDAINYWKDEYSKPHSCSSTCSHQWQSNERKFIYSIRHLYGLEGSRKNYKSVDCEFLCAAVSGPTYEGGCPFKNFDINVLKDLLSLSLSGNQITELLNIISPQAPRCACTSFFKIVGQINNSNIFINSPLQYYLAMVNKI, from the exons atgaaaatgttttatattcAAGCTCCTAGAGGACAAATATCACTTCATATTTTGGAGAAATGTGTTTTTGTCAGATTAGAATATCTAGACTTATTATATCAAGCTAGAACTAATGAATTCAATGGTAACttcgaatatttattagaaAATTCGGTATATGATAAAGTAGGCCATTTTACACTTCG ATTGTTGGCTTCAATATCACAAGATCTGTGGAATTATTGGATTGTCAGAGAGGCACTATTATTTCAAAATAGATTGATTTATATATTGCCTAAGCAATTACATAGATTAATAAGAAGCATAATACGTCAATGCAGATTGCTTACAAATAAAGAAAGTGTAATTAATAATACATTGATTGATATATGTATTTTTTTCTCAAAGGAACTGGTCTTTAAACATCTTGTAACAAAAGATCATAAACAAGACTGCAGTCGATTTCATACTAAAG ATGGAGGAATGCACATAGAAGATGCTATAAATTATTGGAAAGATGAATATTCGAAACCTCATTCGTGTTCATCTACTTGTTCACATCAATGGCAATCAAATGAACgcaaatttatatatagtattcgACACCTTTATGGTTTAGAAGGGTCCAGAAAAAATTACAAATCAGTTGATTGTGAATTCCTATGT GCAGCTGTTTCTGGTCCAACATATGAAGGGGGATGTCCATTCaagaattttgatataaatgtgTTAAAGGACCTACTATCTCTATCACTGTCAGGTAATCAAATTACTGaactattaaatattatatctcCTCAAGCTCCTCGTTGTGCTTGTACATCCTTCTTTAAGATAGTTGGccaaataaataatagtaacattttcattaatagtccattgcaatattatttagCAATggttaataaaatttaa
- the LOC117228918 gene encoding uncharacterized protein LOC117228918 isoform X2, whose product MKMFYIQAPRGQISLHILEKCVFVRLEYLDLLYQARTNEFNGNFEYLLENSVYDKVGHFTLRLLASISQDLWNYWIVREALLFQNRLIYILPKQLHRLIRSIIRQCRLLTNKESVINNTLIDICIFFSKELVFKHLVTKDHKQDCSRFHTKVRYELVPDLIKNRKIELHDGYAIVHCSKFMEVLSSLFITYLNKEIACIKLNAQRTISQDDRLDYLYQKIHNQLFKRGHEYGRITVDNIDTEMKNFPLCMQHLHRKLRNTHRLGHYARLHYSLFLKDGGMHIEDAINYWKDEYSKPHSCSSTCSHQWQSNERKFIYSIRHLYGLEGSRKNYKSVDCEFLCVSNTYCTLMNNL is encoded by the exons atgaaaatgttttatattcAAGCTCCTAGAGGACAAATATCACTTCATATTTTGGAGAAATGTGTTTTTGTCAGATTAGAATATCTAGACTTATTATATCAAGCTAGAACTAATGAATTCAATGGTAACttcgaatatttattagaaAATTCGGTATATGATAAAGTAGGCCATTTTACACTTCG ATTGTTGGCTTCAATATCACAAGATCTGTGGAATTATTGGATTGTCAGAGAGGCACTATTATTTCAAAATAGATTGATTTATATATTGCCTAAGCAATTACATAGATTAATAAGAAGCATAATACGTCAATGCAGATTGCTTACAAATAAAGAAAGTGTAATTAATAATACATTGATTGATATATGTATTTTTTTCTCAAAGGAACTGGTCTTTAAACATCTTGTAACAAAAGATCATAAACAAGACTGCAGTCGATTTCATACTAAAG TGAGATATGAATTAGTAccagacttaataaaaaacagaaaaatagaGCTACACGATGGTTATGCCATTGTACACTGTTCTAAATTTATGGAAGTTCTGTCatcattatttattacttacttaaataaagaaatagcaTGTATAAAGTTAAATGCACAGCGCACTATAAGTCAAGACGATAGACTTGACTATTTATACCAAAAAATTCATAATCAATTATTTAAGAGAGGTCATGAATATGGACGTATAACAGTAGACAACATAGATacagaaatgaaaaattttcctCTCTGTATGCAGCATTTGCATAGAAAATTACGGAATACCCATAGATTAGGACATTATGCTCGTTTACATTATAGCCTTTTTCTAAAAGATGGAGGAATGCACATAGAAGATGCTATAAATTATTGGAAAGATGAATATTCGAAACCTCATTCGTGTTCATCTACTTGTTCACATCAATGGCAATCAAATGAACgcaaatttatatatagtattcgACACCTTTATGGTTTAGAAGGGTCCAGAAAAAATTACAAATCAGTTGATTGTGAATTCCTATGTGTAAGTAACACATATTGTACTCTCATGAATAATTTATAG
- the LOC117228918 gene encoding uncharacterized protein LOC117228918 isoform X1, producing MKMFYIQAPRGQISLHILEKCVFVRLEYLDLLYQARTNEFNGNFEYLLENSVYDKVGHFTLRLLASISQDLWNYWIVREALLFQNRLIYILPKQLHRLIRSIIRQCRLLTNKESVINNTLIDICIFFSKELVFKHLVTKDHKQDCSRFHTKVRYELVPDLIKNRKIELHDGYAIVHCSKFMEVLSSLFITYLNKEIACIKLNAQRTISQDDRLDYLYQKIHNQLFKRGHEYGRITVDNIDTEMKNFPLCMQHLHRKLRNTHRLGHYARLHYSLFLKDGGMHIEDAINYWKDEYSKPHSCSSTCSHQWQSNERKFIYSIRHLYGLEGSRKNYKSVDCEFLCAAVSGPTYEGGCPFKNFDINVLKDLLSLSLSGNQITELLNIISPQAPRCACTSFFKIVGQINNSNIFINSPLQYYLAMVNKI from the exons atgaaaatgttttatattcAAGCTCCTAGAGGACAAATATCACTTCATATTTTGGAGAAATGTGTTTTTGTCAGATTAGAATATCTAGACTTATTATATCAAGCTAGAACTAATGAATTCAATGGTAACttcgaatatttattagaaAATTCGGTATATGATAAAGTAGGCCATTTTACACTTCG ATTGTTGGCTTCAATATCACAAGATCTGTGGAATTATTGGATTGTCAGAGAGGCACTATTATTTCAAAATAGATTGATTTATATATTGCCTAAGCAATTACATAGATTAATAAGAAGCATAATACGTCAATGCAGATTGCTTACAAATAAAGAAAGTGTAATTAATAATACATTGATTGATATATGTATTTTTTTCTCAAAGGAACTGGTCTTTAAACATCTTGTAACAAAAGATCATAAACAAGACTGCAGTCGATTTCATACTAAAG TGAGATATGAATTAGTAccagacttaataaaaaacagaaaaatagaGCTACACGATGGTTATGCCATTGTACACTGTTCTAAATTTATGGAAGTTCTGTCatcattatttattacttacttaaataaagaaatagcaTGTATAAAGTTAAATGCACAGCGCACTATAAGTCAAGACGATAGACTTGACTATTTATACCAAAAAATTCATAATCAATTATTTAAGAGAGGTCATGAATATGGACGTATAACAGTAGACAACATAGATacagaaatgaaaaattttcctCTCTGTATGCAGCATTTGCATAGAAAATTACGGAATACCCATAGATTAGGACATTATGCTCGTTTACATTATAGCCTTTTTCTAAAAGATGGAGGAATGCACATAGAAGATGCTATAAATTATTGGAAAGATGAATATTCGAAACCTCATTCGTGTTCATCTACTTGTTCACATCAATGGCAATCAAATGAACgcaaatttatatatagtattcgACACCTTTATGGTTTAGAAGGGTCCAGAAAAAATTACAAATCAGTTGATTGTGAATTCCTATGT GCAGCTGTTTCTGGTCCAACATATGAAGGGGGATGTCCATTCaagaattttgatataaatgtgTTAAAGGACCTACTATCTCTATCACTGTCAGGTAATCAAATTACTGaactattaaatattatatctcCTCAAGCTCCTCGTTGTGCTTGTACATCCTTCTTTAAGATAGTTGGccaaataaataatagtaacattttcattaatagtccattgcaatattatttagCAATggttaataaaatttaa
- the LOC117228946 gene encoding magnesium-dependent phosphatase 1 — MSDMNRKPKILVFDLDYTLWPFWVDTHVTAPFKKKGNDVVDVHGQKIHYYKEVPDVLKKLSDEGYELGIASRTSEIAGANQLLKLFNWEKYFKYKEIYPGSKIKHFSVIQEASGTDYKDMIFFDDEHRNIVDVGKLGVTCIFVGSGITHAVVENALKNF; from the exons ATGAGTGATATGAATCGAAAACCTAAAATATTAGTTTTTGATTTAG ATTATACTCTATGGCCATTTTGGGTTGACACTCATGTTACTGCTCCATTTAAAAA AAAGGGAAATGATGTAGTAGATGTTCATGGGCAAAAGATACACTATTACAAAGAAGTACCAGATGTTTTGAAAAAGCTATCGGACGAGGGTTATGAACTTGGTATTGCTTCTCGTACGTCGGAAATTGCAGGAGCTAATCAATTATTAAAGTTATTCAACTGGGAAAAGTATTTTAAGTACAAAGAAATATATCCTGGaagtaaaataaaacatttttctGT AATTCAGGAAGCATCTGGTACGGACTATAAGGATATGATATTCTTTGATGACGAACACAGAAATATTGTTGATGTAGGCAAACTTGGTGTTACATGCATATTTGTTGGAAGTGGTATAACACACGCGGTTGTAGAAAATGCATTGAAAAATTTTTAA
- the Pabp2 gene encoding poly(A) binding protein nuclear 1 — protein MSESDLLAADHIDGLDGLENGQDGDAIMQCDGVKRELNEANIDDPELEAIKARVREMEEEAEKLKQLQSEVDKQMNMGSPPGITSPLNMSLEDKKEVDNRSIYVGNVDYGATAEELEQHFHGCGSVNRVTILCNKFDGHPKGFAYIEFAERDAIQTAMALDESMFRGRQIKVMPKRTNRPGFSVTNRGPRGTRGYRGMARGIVRGSAYFGYRPTRRPRSYRRGYYMPY, from the exons ATGTCTGAATCAGATCTCTTAGCTGCGGATCATATTGATGGTCTGGACGGACTAGAAAATGGTCAAGATGGAGATGCTATTATGCAGTGCGATGGTGTGAAGCGTGAATTAAATGAGGCCAACATTGACGACCCG GAATTGGAGGCCATTAAAGCACGTGTCAGGGAAATGGAAGAAGAAGCAGAAAAATTAAAGCAATTGCAATCAGAAGTggacaaacaaatgaacatgggTAGTCCACCTGGTATAA CAAGTCCATTAAATATGTCTCTGGAAGATAAAAAAGAAGTCGATAATAGATCCATTTATGTTGGTAAT GTTGACTATGGCGCTACAGCAGAAGAATTAGAGCAACATTTTCATGGTTGTGGTAGCGTCAATAGAGTAACTATACTGTGCAATAAATTTGACGGGCATCCTAAGGGATTTGCTTATATTGAATTCGCAGAACGTGATGCTATACAAACAGCTATGGCACTTGATGAATCTATGTTTAGAGGAAGACAAATTAAAGTAATGCCTAAAAGAACAAATAGACCAGGATTCTCTGTGACTAACAG GGGACCACGGGGAACGCGAGGCTACCGAGGTATGGCTAGGGGTATCGTACGTGGCAGTGCATACTTTGGATATAGACCCACAAGGCGACCGAG GAGTTACAGAAGGGGTTACTACATGCCGTATTGA
- the LOC117229007 gene encoding protein zyg-11 homolog B, with the protein MFESPRSLCEVCIDFICDNILNVCVVSTGSVESPSCNQQTESSVNNSNTDILANTALLPKTSNDASSSSATRLSFKRPDIFIPAEISELLLSNLCERKALCDETITLFDSKSTRLRCVQLKDASVLSAKGLKVLKQHKVQELVVNGLTITINDLISCLGDWSLQNLRSLSIARGSFLDCSRYCLLVTLSKLKALTSLNVSGTNFNQHGLEIVVDDLPLLENINISCTNVDDITPLKKCKNRLKTLYMYNLKINKSANLVSVLLELNELRHLDISDEKEVFNSVNPVFNACFRKPELTRLLKAVDCMPYLISLDLSGKGDIDLIYLKKFINAHPHLRFLGLVATLACYEDSLTNFTNKDYRPELVVSGTASEAQILEALRRYTCRPLYLQKCLLNLFRLTHNFLEPRVDVIKLVLNGMREHPHEGRVQLPCTACLYNLSKGEFGIMIHPSILKQVVELTMVAMESYPTNYRLYMNTLLILCSDRILQDVAFDKYRCAQLVMNSLLTFNEPLMTRMSVAITSVLASKITPVETSMLAAQPQYMSKLLAIIRSKVESKSVDITMKFTLSALWNLTDESATTCAIFLAEGGMELFLEMLENFQGLPSVDTKVLGLINNIAEISYLRPKLMEHKFISMLPILLVSTHIDVSYFAAGITAHLLSDGPSLWCSKNLQQNREQLLQLLAHTVTHWRTPQGEMVAYRSFQPFFPLLRCSDTPVRLWAVWAIQHVITKNPKHYCSMLIREEGVEILKSLETSNTHVQNLRQSILEMIELNSE; encoded by the exons ATGTTTGAGTCTCCTAGAAGTCTGTGTGaggtttgcattgattttatttgTGACAATATTTTGAATGTATGTGTCGTAAGCACAGGTTCAGTGGAGTCACCTTCTTGCA ACCAGCAAACTGAATCCTCTGTAAACAATAGTAACACAGATATTTTGGCTAATACTGCATTATTGCCTAAAACATCTAATGATGCATCATCAAGCTCAGCAACAAGACTTAGTTTTAAGCGTCCAGATATTTTTATACCTGCTGAAATTTCAGAATTACTATTATCTAATCTCTGCGAAAGAAAAGCATTATGTGATGAGACCATAACACTTTTTGATTCAAAATCCACTAGATTAAG ATGTGTGCAGTTAAAAGATGCATCTGTATTATCAGCAAAAGGCTTGAAAGTTTTAAAGCAACATAAAGTTCAAGAGTTAGTAGTAAATGGATTAACGATAACAATTAATGATCTCATAAGCTGTTTAGGTGATTGGAGTTTACAAAATCTTAGGTCATTGAGTATAGCAAGAGGAAGTTTTTTGGACTGTTCACG GTATTGTCTGCTAGTAACACTAAGTAAATTAAAAGCATTGACTTCATTAAATGTGTCTGGAACAAATTTTAATCAACATGGTTTGGAAATAGTGGTTGACGACCTTCCCcttttagaaaatataaatatctcTTGTACAAACGTTGATGATATAACAccattaaaaaaatgtaaaaatcggTTGAAAACTCTTTACATGTAtaacttgaagataaataaaagtGCAAATTTAGTCTCAGTATTATTGGAATTAAATGAATTAAGGCATCTAGACATTTCGGACGAAAAGGAAGTGTTTAATTCAGTTAACCCTGTGTTTAATGCCTGCTTTAGAAAACCAGAACTAACACGTCTCTTAAAAGCTGTAGACTGTATGCCATATTTAATTAGTTTAGATTTATCTG GTAAAGGAGATATAGATTTAATATACTTGAAAAAATTTATCAATGCTCATCCACATTTAAGGTTTTTGGGACTTGTTGCTACACTTGCTTGCTACGAGGATAGTTTAACAAATTTTACAAATAAGGATTACAGACCTGAACTTGTT GTTAGTGGTACAGCTTCAGAAGCTCAGATTTTGGAAGCTCTTAGAAGGTATACGTGTAGGCCACTTTATCTTCAGAAATGTTTACTTAATTTATTCCGTTTAACACATAATTTCCTTGAACCACGAGTCGATGTCATAAAGTTGGTGTTAAATGGTATGAGAGAACATCCACACGAAGGTCGTGTACAACTACCTTGTACAGCATGTCTTTATAATCTTTCCAAAGGTGAATTTGGTATTATGATTCACCCATCTATACTTAAACAAGTTGTTGAATTAACAATGGTAGCGATGGAATCTTATCCAACCAATTATCGACTATACATGAATACGCTGCTAATATTATGTAGCGATAGAATTCTACAAGATGTTGCTTTCGATAAATACAG GTGTGCACAATTAGTGATGAATTCCCTGTTAACTTTTAATGAACCATTAATGACTCGCATGTCTGTTGCTATTACCTCAGTTTTAGCATCAAAGATAACGCCAGTAGAAACATCTATGCTTGCAGCTCAACCACAATACATGTCTAAATTACTTGCAATAATTAGGTCTAAggtcgaatctaaatcagtaGATATAACGATGAAATTTACGTTAAGTGCACTGTGGAATTTAACTGATGAAagtgctacaacatgtgcaatTTTTCTGGCAGAAGGTGGAATGGAGTTGTTCCTTGAAATGCTTGAAAATTTTCAGGGCTTGCCTAGCGTTGATACTAAAGTATTAGGTTTGATAAATAATATAGCAGAg ATTAGTTATCTGAGACCCAAGCTGATGGAACATAAATTCATCTCTATGCTTCCTATATTGTTGGTCTCCACACACATCGACGTATCTTATTTCGCGGCAGGCATTACTGCACATCTGCTTAGCGATGGTCCAAGTTTATGGTGTTcgaaaaatttgcaacaaaACAGAGAGCAATTGTTACAGCTTTTGGCTCACACTGTGACTCACTGGCGAACTCCTCAAGGAGAAATGGTTGCTTATAGAAGTTTTCAACCATTCTTCCCCCTTTTACGTTGTTCAGATACTCCAGTTCGACTGTGGGCAGTTTGGGCAATACAACATGTAATTACAAAAAATC CGAAACATTACTGCAGCATGTTAATCAGAGAAGAAGGGGTAGAAATCTTAAAAAGCCTGGAAACGTCAAATACACATGTACAAAATTTACGGCAATCAATCCTTGAAATGATTGAATTAAATTCTGAATAA